From Rhododendron vialii isolate Sample 1 chromosome 7a, ASM3025357v1:
TGCTTTCTTCCAAGAACGGGCCCTACCCTCCCCAATTTTGACAAGTCCTCAAACCAGGACTCAGCACATTCACAATTCAGATAAATCCCAAGTTAAATTACAAGTGCAAACCAAAATTTCAGCAAAATGAAATTGTTTACATTACAGGAATGGATGCAAGGGCGTACCGCTTAAGCTGCTTGAAAGAAAGTGACGTTTTTGAGGTAGACTTTCCAGAAGTTTTGCAAATGAAAGCCACAATTCTACAAGCAGCAGCTGAATCAACAAATTATTGCCAACACACAACAATGACAGCAAAATCTCTAAGTAGAGTGGCAGCTGATATCACAGATAAAAACTGGCTCCAAAAGCTTCAGAAATCAGGATTTGACCCTGATAAGAATACGGTGTGGGTTTTGGAAGGCATCCTTTACTACCTCTCCAGCTCACATGCCATGGAAGTACTGAAGACCATTGCTGAAAATTGCACTATTACCCATACAGTCCTATTAGCAGATTTCATGAACAAGCCATCAATCACTCTCTCTAGCTCTATGTTCCATTTCTATAGTGATTGGCCAGACCATCTCCTTCCCTCCCTAGGGTTTTCGGATGTCAAGCTTTCACAAATTGGTGATCCAGATGCTCATTTTGGGCTGTTGCATGATCCGGTTAATCTCTTCAACAAGCTTCGAGGGTTGCCCAGATCACTTCAAACCCACCCGGATGATGGAACGCCGTGTTGTCGTTTGTATTTGGTGAAGGCCTCTGGTTCACCAAATTGAACCTGTCCGTAAAATAGCCAATTCCCAATACGTTTCTAGGTATTATACATGTCTAACTCCGGATCATATTTTTAGGCATCATTCTTTTTAGTGTTGCCAGTTGCCACAATAAGTACAGAATTGCATTCGCACGAAAACTGCAATGTAGCGTTGTTCGGGGATTTTCAAAGCAAGTCATACAGCGACATTTTGAATTTGTGGACAAAACATTTTTCATGTCATTTGTCCTAATGCAACTTTCATCCTTCCGAACAATTTTAGGAATCATCTGTTTTCTACTAAAAAATGTGGAACATCACTTTTACTTCTGAAATCTCTAAGAACCAATATATGCACTAAATTGTTCGATCTAACGGAGAGTTTCTTTTCATTACAAGTCTAGAGGCTGACTACGGCACAACTATTGAATAAGAGCTCCTGGGACAAACTCAGAACAAATGCTTTCCCTCCCTCTCCAACTAATGCAAACTTTTGacaaggaaacaaaaaaggagtggGTAATTATGAGTGAACACCCCACCATTACAGACCAGATAATTTGGAAAACCCTTGCCTAGAGCTACTCAAGTTCTAGTGGATCCAAATGCAGGACAAAAGGGACGAAGGTATGCAACTGAATTGGACCAATTGTCCAACACAACAAACCTTGGCTAAAAGAACACTAATAACGTTGACCaggctaaattaaaaaacaaaccgATCTACCATGACTTGGTTCTTGAATGTATCTTGGAGACAATAGTGGTTGACACGTCCTCCACCCAGACATGTCAAATGCCACCATGTTCTAGTAAAGAAGTTTTATGTTCATTGGGCAATTTCTTATAGTAAATAGATCTTAGGATTCTACAGCCATTTTTTTAATGATATCATCATTTTACATATGTTAAATATGTGATTCCAAAAAGGAAGTTTAGATTCATTTCAGATATAGAAGGAAGACATCAAGGTATGAAAGCTTTACCTTGTGCACGCAAAGCTGACAGAGTTCATATAAAAGAGTATACAACAATCTTTAAGGTCCACAAAATGTAGCATGCGTACATCATTTGACAGTATTAAGTGACAGGTAAAGCAGCATAAACTCCTTGTGTTAGCGGTTGGATAACCTTCCATTTGTCCTGCAGACAGAGAGTTTAGACAGTAAGCAAAACAGCAGTTAACTTTGTAAAATCATCATCATTTGGGAAAATATTAGACCAGACCATAACTGATTACGGGGCAAGTGGCCACTTCTAGGGGAATTGATAACAAGTGCATGGAATCATAAgggatatttttatttttttttgtctgtggGAATTGAAAATCATAAGGGATTTGCCAAGTATGCAACACAATAACTGGCTAGCATTCTCAGAAATCAAATGAATCAAACAAAGGGATTAAGGAAACTACAGCAGCTATAAAACTTGTTAAACCGCAAGTACTCGTCCACTACATCCTCCATCGTATGGCATGCACGACTCATCTGTACTCAACCTAACCAATTTAATTGATGCCACATTTCGCAAAAGGGTATATAGTAACGCACTATTAGAAACCTGCAAGGCTTAATAGTCAACCgtaaatgtgtgtgtgtgtgagagagagagagagagatttacatACAACCAGCAAAGACTCAAATAATTTGATCAAATgttcagaagaagaagaagaaaaactattTATTGCGAATAGGGACACTTCAAAATCATTTATTTAAGAAGAGAGCATGAATGACGCGCTTTTATGCCTTTGTTGAGGAAAATAGGGGGCAGAGATGACTTGTGTGTGGGGAAAGATCAACATTGAAAAGTCAACATAACTACAGATTATGTGGATCAATAGAGTAAAGCATATTTCACGATGTTGAGGGGCATTTCATCGTTTTCAACAACTCAGCATGAGAGAAAGCAAGTGGAGACCAAAGGCAGTTGCCCTAGCATAGTGGCCTGCAAAATCTAGACAGCGTGCTGCGTGCATATAGAAGTAACGGAATACCTACCGACCAGAACTGGCTAGTACAGAAAATAAGTTTCACAGAAACTAGAATACACATAAAATTTGAAGAGGTCAGCAAAGGGGCTTACTTGAACAATTTCTATCTTCAACTCAGTGCTATATGAACCAGAATCTCTCAACTCTGAAGGAAATCAAGACAGTTAAATTTCAAGGCAATCCTTGACACCCTGCTCGAATTTGTTTAGGGAAGATATTGAGTCCATGAGTGCATCTGCCA
This genomic window contains:
- the LOC131332434 gene encoding uncharacterized protein LOC131332434; translated protein: MSEHQTWPELELPDLLFTDPVRKIHADVENDWDPLRQSACQTAAGRALWKHTVNDPLAELLAGEVYLRGFYEKVKKDRLSNAREVSGVILAVRTMWFDVKIEEAINSFYGTGGAQVVLLGAGMDARAYRLSCLKESDVFEVDFPEVLQMKATILQAAAESTNYCQHTTMTAKSLSRVAADITDKNWLQKLQKSGFDPDKNTVWVLEGILYYLSSSHAMEVLKTIAENCTITHTVLLADFMNKPSITLSSSMFHFYSDWPDHLLPSLGFSDVKLSQIGDPDAHFGLLHDPVNLFNKLRGLPRSLQTHPDDGTPCCRLYLVKASGSPN